ATGGCCCTCAGGTGCTCCAGTATAGACCGTCCCTCCTGGCTGTCCAGGATCTCCAGGGCCTTCAGCGTCGCTGCGGCCTCCCCGGCGGAGATGGGGTTGGAGTAGATGTACATGGGAGCGTGCTCCCTGAGGTAGGTCACAACCGATTTGGAGGAGACGACGTATCCTCCGTTGACTCCGTAGGCCTTGCCCAGAGTCCCTATGAGTATATCCGCCCTTCCACCGGTGTACTCCTCGGTGCCCCTTCCGGTCTTGCCGAAGGCCCCTACTCCGTGGGAGTCGTCGACGACGAGAATGGCGTTCTCCGGGAAAAGGTGGTCGTGGCGACGGACCATTTCCTCTATCTCCTTAAGGGGAGCGTGGTCACCTCTCATGCTGAATATGCCGTCGGTGACCACGATGAGTCTCTTGGCGCCTTTGGCCTCCAGTATCCTGGTCTCAAGCTCGGACACGTCGTTGTGGCGGTAAACCGACTTTGAGACCGGTCGGGAAAGCCTGATGGCGTTTATGATGCAGTTGTGGTTGAGCTCATCGCTTATGACGGCAGTCTCTTTCGTTATAAGGGAGGTCAGGACGCCGTTTACGGTCATGTAGGCGGAGCTGAAGGCCATGGCCTCCTCCCTGCCGTGGAACGCCGCCAGCTTCTTCTCAAGATCCCTGTGAGGACGGAAGGTTCCGCTTATGAAGCGGACCGCTCCAGGGCCTACGCCGTAGCTGGTTGCCCCGTCCTCCTCGGCCTTGCGGAGGTCGTCTCTGAGGGTAAGGCCAAGGTATGAATTTGAGTTCATCCTGATGAAAGGCTTGTCGCCGTAGCCCTTGACGAAATACCTTGGGCCTCTGTCTCCCTCGGGCTTGGATACCTTTTCTATTATGAGCTCCTTGCCCTTTGCCCTTCCCGACTCCCTAAGTTCCGCCAGGTCCGACGATAAAGTCGCTTCCAGTCTGTCTATCATCGTTTAAGTCTCCTCTCCGATTAGAACGGGTCTAGCTAAGCTTGGCCCGGAGTTTCTCCAGCATATCGACGGTCATGGCCTCCATGTCGTACTTGGGGTTCCAGTCCCATTCCTCCCTGGCGGCTGTGTCGTCGATGGAGTTAGGCCAGGACTCGGCGATGGCCTGCCTCGCTGGGTCGACGTCGAAGTCCAGCTTGAACCCTGGCACGTGCTTCTCGATAGCTGCCGCCAACTGATTAGGCTCGAAGCTCATGGCTGTTATGTTGAAGCAGCACCTGTGGATCAGCCTGGAGGGGTCCGCCTCCATAAGGCCGATTACGCTGTCAAGGGCGTCGGGCATGTACATCATATCCATGTAGGTCCCGGGAGCTATAAAACTGGTGTAGCTGCCCTTTTTGACCGCGTCGTAGTAGATGTGTACGGCGTAGTCGGTGGTGCCCCCTCCAGGAGGTGTGTCGTAGGAGATAAGCCCTGGAAAGCGGACTCCTCTGGTGTCCAGACCGTACTTGTGGTTGTAGTAGTCGCAGAGGAGCTCTCCGGCGGTCTTCGCCACGCCGTATATGGTGTTTGGCCTCTGGATAGTGTCCTGAGGGGTCTTGTCCTGAGGGGTGGAAGGGCCGAAGGCAGCTATAGAGCTCGGGAAGAAGAAGGAGCAGTTCTCCTGCCTGGCCACCTCGAGGGCGTTGTAGACACCGTTTAAGTTGACCTCCCATCCGAGCTGAGGGTTCTTCTCCGCGTTGGCGGAGAGGATTCCCGCCAGGTGGAGCACGGTATCCGCCTTATGGGCCTTCACTATCTCGGCGAGCCTGGCTCCGTCCCTGACGTCGAGGATTTCAAAAGGACCTTCCCCGAGCCTCTCGGATCCCTCTTTCTTTACGTCGGTTGCCATCACCGCCGAGCTTCCGTACTCGTTTCTGAGCCTGTGGATAAGCTCCATACCTATCTGTCCCAATCCTCCGGTTACAACGATACGCTTCATATGTACTCCTCCTTGCGATAGGATTCACTTGTTTGGCCTGTGTAAGATTATCACGAAAAGGAGGGGAGAGACAGGCTCTCCCCTCACGGGCTTGCGATAACAGGGTTAGGTCTAGTCCCCCGTCCCCATAGCTGGCTCGGTGGCCTTAGCGGTTGACCCATTCCTACCTGTCAGCTTGTTGACCAGTATGGCTATAGCTCCGTCGCCGGTGACGTTGCAGGCGGTTCCGAAGCTGTCCTGGGCAAGGTAGAGGGCTATCATGAGAGATAGCATAGTCGGGCTGAAGTGGAGCATAGACTCCAGAACTCCCAGGGCTGCCATAACCGCTCCTCCTGGAACTCCCGGGGCCGCCACCATGCAGATGCCGAGCATCATGATGAAGGGGAACATGGCGGCGAAGGACACGTCCATACCGTGGAGCATCATGACGGCGATAGCACAGCTGGCCAGGGTTATGGTGCTTCCCGACAGGTGAATCGTGGCGCAGAGGGGAACAACGAAGTCCGCTACGTCCTCCCTGACACCGTTGGCCTTGGTCTGCTGAAGGGTCACCGGTATGGTCGCCGCAGAGGACTGGGTCCCTATGGCGGTGAAGTAGGCCGGAAGCATGTTCTTTATGGCCTTAAAGGGGTTCACTCCTGCCACCGATCCAGCGATAAAGTACTGTATGAGCAACATGGTCACGTGGAGGGCTATGATGACGGCGTAGACTTTGATGAACACCGACATTATGGTCTGGACCTCTCCTGCGTGGGTCATATTGGCGAATATACCGCAGATATGCAGAGGAAGCAAGGGTATGATTATGGACGAAATGAGTTTAGCTATAATAGCCTGGAACTCGTGCATTATCTCGTTCATCTTTTTCCCTTCGGTAACAGCCATGCCTATTCCTAAAGTGAAGGCCATGAGAAGGGCGGTCATTACTCCCATGAGGGCGGGCATTTCAACGACGAAGAACGGTGCTAGAAGGGCTTCCTCCGGGTTACCGTGGGAGGCTGCCTCGGATACCATTCCTCCAACTTGAAGGAGGTTGGGGAAAATCGAGCTGTCGACGAAAAAGGCCAATGTCCCAGCCAATATTGTAGAGCCGTAGGCTATGGCTACAGTTAGTCCCAGTGTTCTGCCGGCGTTCTTGCCTAGATCGCCTATTCCAGGGGCCACGAAACCCACTATGATAAGGGGAATACAGAAGCCGAGGAAGTTTCCGAACAGTCCGTTGAATGTGGCTAAAATCCTTACTACAGCCTCAGGGGTGAACTTACCGATAAGAATACCTGCAATAATGGCTATTATCAGCTTGGGAAGAAGTCCCAACTTTCCTTTTCCGCTCATGAGCAGTCCCTCCATGTACAAAATAGGATATGTTACTTTCCGTTCACGATCATATACCTTTTTGCGTGATGGAACTATCGGGCTGGAAGGACAAAGCCCTTCCTCTGAGGCTGATATTATCTAAGGTTTTAGGGAAGGTCACCGGTTAAAGGATATGAGCCCCTCTCTTATGGCGTACTTTACCAGTTCCGCCAGGTTGTCCAGGCCAAGCTTCTGCATTATATGTTGTCTGTGGGTGCCTACGGTCTTAGAGCTCAGGTGGAGCCTGTCTCCCACCTCCTTATTGGTCTTCCCCTCCGCCAGGAGCACCAGCACCTCCATCTCTCTAGGGGTCAGAGGCTCCCTCCGATCTGGAGACTTTATCGACGAGACGTACAGTTTCGCCACGATGTGGGAGATGCTAGGGCCCAGGTACATCTCGCCGCCTATGACCTTTCGGACCGCCTCCACCAACTCGGTGGAGGCGCAGTCTTTCAGCAAAAAGCCCAGAGCCCCTGCTTTAAGCATCTCCGCCACGAAGCTCCTGTCGGCGTACATCGACAGGGCGACCACCTTGGAGAGCCCCTGATCCACGATTCTCCTGGTGGCCTCTATGCCGTCCATATTGGGCATCATGACGTCCATCACGGTGATATCAGGGCGATGAACCTCGGCTAGCTCCAGGGCTTCGTTGCCGTCTCCCCCTTCCGCCACTACCGTCATATCCTCCTGCCGGTTCAGGAGCAGTTTCAGCCCCTCCCTCAGTATCTGGTGGTCGTCCGCCAGAAGGATCTTTATGGTCATTAGCTATCCCTCTCCTTTCTAAATGGAACAAAAAGCCTGACTGACGTGCCTTCCCCTGGAATAGACCTTATGACCATACGGCCTCCTAGGGATATTATCCTCTCCCTTAAGCTGAACAGGCCGAAGGACCGGTTATCCCGTCCTGTATGCTCTATGGCGGAGACGTCGAAACCCTGGCCGTCGTCGGATGCGGAAAGATACAGCCTGTTTTCCATGACCTTTGTCCGCACCGTCAAGGTGGAGGCTTTGGCGTGTTTCACCGTGTTCATCGCCAGCTCTCTGACCGCTCTGAAGAGAAATGCCTTCATATCGTCGTTCATCTCGGGGATCTCCCCGTCGGAGATCGACTTTATCGACAGGCCGTAATCCTCCTCAAACCTCTCTGACAGCCTCTCTATGGCGGGAAAAAAGCCGAACCTGTAGAGCACAGGGGTCCCTAGCTCGAAGGTCAGAGTTCTGGTCGATCTAATGGTCTGATCGAGCATGGAGGTTATAGATCCGATCTCCTCCTGAGAGGGCTTCCCCAGGGACTGAGCCAACATCTCCAGACGGAGCTTGGACAGAGCCAGGTTCTGGCCTATAGAGTCGTGGACCTCGGTGGCTATCTGACGTCTCTCCCTCTCCTCCGCCTCGGTCAGGGAGGTCGCTAAGGACCTGAGCCTCTCTCTGTGGAAAGCCTCGTGTCTTCTGGCCTGTTCGAGCTGGAGATTTTTCTCCGTCAGCTTGAGGTTCGATATCTCCGTCACCAGTCTCAGTTTTCTCTCGGTCTCCTTTTCCCTTATGTTCCTGCTGTAGACCATGGCAAAATAGGCCAGCGATCCCAGACAAAAAAGATATACTCCGTAAGCCAGAGGGGTTCTCCATAGAGGGGGAATTACGTCGATCTCCAGGACGGCCCCTTCCTCGTTCCATACCCCGTTATTGTTGGACCCTTTTACCCTGAAAAGGTATCTGCCGTCGGGCAGGTTGGTGTAGCTGGCGTCGTTTCTGTTTCCCGAGTGAATCCAGTCCTCGTCGAAGCCCTCCAGTATATATCGGTACTCGTTTGATTCCGGGGCGGTGTAGTCCAGTGCCGCAAAGTGGATAGTGATGTAGTTCTGCCTTTGGGTCAGGGTTACCCTCCTAAATCCCCTTGGGCTTCTGTCCATCGGGACGGGCTTACCGAAAACCGAAACCTCGTTGATCACCACCGGAGGGACGTGGTCGTTCTCGCTGATGTTGCCCGGATAGAAGCTGTTGCATCCCTTGGTCCCTCCGAAGTACATCTTGCCGAACCTATCTATCACCGCCGCCCCTCGGTTGAACTCCTTTCCCTGGAGACCGTCTCCAAGGGTGTAGTTCCGTATCTCTCCGGTCTTAGGGTCCAGCCTGGAAAGGCCGTTGTCGGTGCTGAGCCATAGCTGACCGTATCTATTCCTTAAAATACCCTTTACCACGTCTCCAGGAAGACCGTCCTCGGAAGTGTAGGCCCTCGATCTGCCCTCGCCGATCCACTGAAGTCCTAGGTCGGTGCCTATCCAGAGCTCTTTATCCCAGGAGAACAGACTGTGTATTCTGTCGCTGAGAGGGCCGTCTTTTAGATGGGAAGTCATGTTTATGCAGGACTCTCTGGAGGGGGATAGGGCAAATAGGCCGTCTCCGTCGGTGCCTAGCCAGAGGGTCCGAGATTCGTCCTCTATTATGGCGGTCACGTCGGAGCGAGATAGCCTTTTGTGTGCGAGAAAGGGAATTGCCCTGTCGCCGTGAAGGTAAAAAAGCCCTCTTGACGTGCCTATCCAGACCTTGCCCTCTTCGTCGGTCATAAGTGCTTTTACCGACGGAGGAGGGAGGATGGAGGGGAAGCGAATCTGTTCAAAGCGATCTCCGGTCTTTACGTCCAGACCTCCGTCGGTTCCCACCAAAAGGGTTTCATCGTCCAGCCTCAATAGGGACATGACCCTGTCGCTGGTGAGACTGTAAGGATCTATAGGATCGTGTCTCCAGTAGGAGATGGTCTCTTTCCTTCCGTCGATCTCCCTGAGGCCCCCGCCGTAGGTTCCCGCCCATAGAGGGCCGTCGTCGTCCTTCCACAGGGCCCTTACGTCCTCGCCGACCAATCCTCTTACGTTATAGGACCGGCTGTCGTATCTCTGAAAAGGCCTCTTTAGGTGGACCTTCTCTACGCCGTTGGAGAAGGAGCCAAACCAGATGACCCCCGTAAGATCGCCCATATGGATGGAGTTCCCCGTATCCCCCCATATGGAGAGAATAACGTTATCCCTGAGGCCATGGGGGGTGGAATTGTCTTGGCGATAGATGGACATAGATCTCGAATCGGGGTTAAACCGGACGATCCCCCCACCGTCGGTGCCTATCCAAAGCTCTCCGAAAATATCCTCGTAGATAGTCGATATAGATCTTTGCACTCCCCTGGGATACTCTAAAGGCTCAGGAGGGCTGAAATACCCGCCCTCTCGATTGAAGCTGTACAGTCGGCCTGCCCTGGTCCCTATCCAGAGCCTATGCCTGTGGTCCTCGAGGATCGCGGTCACCTCTCGGTCCTCCCTGGACACGAAGGGGAGGGTGTGTAGATGAAAACCGTCGATCCCCCCTTGATAGAGCCCTTTTTCCGTTCCTACCCATATGGTTTCCGATCGGTCGGAGGTGACGGTATTTACCGATTCCTCCGGTCCCCCTAGCTCTCGGTAACGGTGAAAACGGCGTTCCCTGAGGCTCATCCTCTCCAGGCCAGCTCTGGTACCGACCCACAGGCTATCCTTTCCGGCTATCTTAAGGGAGGTTATCCGATCGTCCAGAAGGCTTTGCTCGTCGCCAGGCACACCGGTGAATCTCTGAAACGACTCGGTCTCAAGGTCCATTCGGTTTAGGCCGGCCATGGTTCCTATCCATAGTTCTCCGTCAGGGCCCTCTACCACCGAAGTCACCGAGTTATCCGATATGCCGTCCTCCCTGTTCCATTTTCTCCTATATACCTTGAACTGATATCCGTCGTACCGGTTAAGTCCGCCGTCGGTGCCGAACCACATATATCCTCTGCTGTCCATGAGGATGGCTTTGACGGTGGTCTGAGACAGACCCTCCTGGAGGGATAGGTTTTCAAATATAATCTCGTCTTTAGCGGACCCGACGGAGGATATCAGGCTCAAGGTGAAAATCAGTATAGATATCAGCGTCCTTCTGGTCATAGCAGGGGACTGAAGAGTTTTGCTACGCTCTCCAGAGAACGGGTATAAACGGGCCTATCGCTCCATTCCTTAAGGTGAAGCCTTCTGGATTTTTTAAGGTAGTTCCCCTGTATATCGGTGAGGGCGTAGGCCTCCTCTTTACCGTAAAACACTAGGTTGATCTCGAAGTTCAGGGCGAATGATCGGATATCAAAATTGCTGGATCCGAAAAAGGCCAGTTCTCCGTCGACGGTCATCGTCTTTGCGTGGAGAAGGCCGTCGTCGAAGAGGTATATCTCTATTCCCATGTCCAGAAGCTCCTGGTAGTAGGACCTGGCGGCGTGTCCTACCAGAAACTGGTCGCTTCTGTGGGGCACTATCAGCTGAACCTTGACGCCTCTCAGGGCGGCGACCTCCAGGGCCTGAAGGAGGCTTTCGTCGGGGATAAGGTAGGGGGTGGTTATGATGACCTTTTCCCTGGCGTCGTGAAGGGCACTCACTATAAGCCTTTGATAGTTCTCCGTCTTATAGCTAGGGCCGCTGGGAACGGTCTGTACCGCTATAGGACCGCAGTTATCCGAGGGCATGGTCAGCCGATCTAAGTCCGGTATATCTCCGGTCTCGACGTACCAGTCCTCGAGAAAGACCGCCTGAAGCTGTCTCACAACCGGTCCCTCCAGCCTGATGGACAGATCCCTCCATATCAGGTCGCTGTGGCCGTAGCGAGGGTCTATCATGTTGTGAGACCCTGTGTAGGCAACCTCACCGTCCACTATGGCTAACTTACGGTGGTTCCTGAGGTCAAACCGGGCGGCGTGACGTCTGAATATGCTGGCGGGAAGTGCCTCGGTGACCTTGACGCCCTTCCTTATGAGCCACTCCAGATGCCCCTGCTTTGCCAGTTCGCTTGAGCCCACCGAGTCCACCATAAGTCGGCAGTCCAGCCCTCTCTCCGAAGCCCTCACCAACGCCTCTAAGACAGGGCCACCGACGTTATCGTCGGCGAAGATGTAATAGAGCAGATCGACGTGTCTGTTCGCTCTGTCTATATCGGAGACCAGCATGGCGGAAAGGTCTTTTGCCTCGGATATGAGCGTACCTTCGTTGCCTCCTACTATAGACATATGGCCTAAGGTCTCCGCCAGACCTGAAATGCGGTGTAGCGACGGAGGGAGGTCGGGCTGGGAGTAGCAGAGGGTCTTTTTGCACTTCAACCGGAGGTCCTTCATCTGTTTCAGAAGCTCAGCGTGTCTCTTCATCCTCTTTTGAGGAAGCAGGTTCGACCCTACCGCCAAATATATCAGAGTACAGGGCCAGGGCCAGAAAAATATCACCATAAGCCAGGCCATGGCCGCCGTCGGGGTGTGTCTCATAGGCACAATCGCCAGCATGACGAACCGAATTACCCAGGAGGAAACGCTGTGAAGTGCCAGTAGGACCAGCCAGAACTGGTGGTCAGCTAGAGAGTAGCCCATAGTTACTGTCTCTCCTTTCGGATTTCCGTATCTTAAGGTCACATACCAGAGGTAGGTGGTCGGATAGATAGGTGTTCGGCACGAAGAAGCCCTGCGGTTCTATGTCCTCGGACACCAGGATAAAATCCAGCTCTTTTCTGGGCCTTCTGCACGGGAAGGTGGGAATCCCGCTTTTATTCACCGTGGACATTCCCGCCTCTATCAGAGGGGAGAGCTCATCCGACCCTTTCAAGGTGTTGTAATCCCCCGCTAGTATCAGAGGTCCTTTTCTGGAGGTACATATCTCCTTAAGGGCCCCTATCTGATGCTCTCGGCTGGTTTTGCCTAGGGATAGGTGGACCAGGACCATCGAGAAATCATTAAACTCCACCTCTAAGGCGTTTCTCTTCATCCCTCTGCCTAGATCGTGGCAGTTCACCTTTAGAGGCGTAACTCTGGATATAACCGCGTTTCCCTGGCTCTTGAGTACCGGCAGTCGGGAGAGGTTATCCCTGTACTTAACGACAAAGTGACTCTCTCCTCCTACCGCCTTAGCTATCTCCTTGGCCTGGCAGATCCCAGCCTGTCGATAGGATCCGTTATCCGCCTCGACCAGTCCCACAAGGTCCGGCGATAGCCCCTGTAGGAAGGATTTTATAGACTCAAATCGCCTGTAAGACCGTCTCAGGCTCCCGGAAAAAGGAAAGGGCAGGTGGTAGGATAGCCCCGTTCCCGTACCGTATCTCACGTTGTATATAACAAGTCTCACCGATTATCATGTCCTCTCTAGGCAAGGATGGCTATCGTTTGGGCTTTAGCTCTCTCTATGATATGATTTAGGAACGATACTCATCTTATATCACGGATCATATGATAACGCTTTTATCGACAGGGGGTGGTGAGTTGTCCAAGAAAAAAAAGACGATTCTCTTGGTTGGAGGTCGGGCGATGGCGGTCGAGGACGAAAGGACCATCCTGGAGGCTATGGGCTACGACGTGATAACCGTAGAAAACGACCACAAAGCTCTGGCCCTTATGGAGGCGGAGATCGAAATCGATCTGGTCCTGCTTGCTTTCGACCTAGGCCCCGATGGGAACCCCTTTAAGCTGGCCGAAAGAATTCGGATGGAAAGAGGGATTCCTGTGGTGTTCTTGGCGGAACCTGGATCATCCCTTTCTGAAGGCTACGAACACCTGATAAAGGGATCGGACCGGACGGTCTTTAGCTCAACCATAGGGAAGTACCTCTCCGACGACCGGCCAGGAATAGTCTCCTCCGATAAAAAGGGCCTTTTTGAGGCACTGGTGGAACAGATCGACGATATAGTGGTGGTAAAAGACCTCGATCTCAGAATCGTCGCCACGAATCATTCGCTGGTGAAAGCCGCAGGGTGTACCTCTGTCTCCGATCTTCTGGGCAAGACCGACGATCAGATATTCGGTATTTCCGAGGATGAAGAGCCGGTGAGGAGCTATATGGCCGACGAAAGGCACGCTCAGACCCTCCCCCAGGGCCAGTATATCCTCAAAGAGGAGCCGATAGTCTATCCTGACGGTAGGACTCGCATCTTTCTGACCAAAAAGTATCCTATATACGATCCACATGGACGGATAATAGGGACGGGAAATATATCCAGGGATATCTCCGATAGAAAGGAGAGCGACAGGAGGATTCAGGCCCTTCTGGAGGAAAAGGAGCTGATCCTGAGGGAGTCGCACCACAGGATCAAAAACAACATGAACACCGTCATGAGCATTCTATCCCTCCACGCCTGGAGTCTTACGGACCCGGTCGCAGTAGGAGCCTTGAACGATGCCCGAAATCGGCTAAGTGCCATGGCCCTGCTCTACGATAGGCTCTACAGATCGGGGTCGGTGGAGTCTATGTCGATCAAAGACTACCTGCCTCCCCTTGTGGAGGATATAGTCGATACCTTCCCTCAGGGGAGCTGTATATCGACTCAGCTGGAGGTGGAGGACGTAATCCTACCTGCGGGGCTACTGTCCTCTTTGGGGATACTGATCAACGAGCTGGTTACCAACTCGATGAAATACGCCTTTGTATCCGGCGAAGGTTCTTTGAAGGTATCCGTTCGGAAAGGAGACCAGTCCCTTCGTGTGGAGGTATCCGACGATGGTCCAGGCTTCCCGGATAACTTCTGCTACGACGACCTGGAGAACTCCTCGGGCTTCGGTATGAGACTCATCTCCATGCTGGTCCGCCAGTTGAGAGGCTCCGTCACGATGAAAAACGACTCCGGTGCCATCTCGATCCTTGAAATCCCTTTTTCTTTCGATGGCGTTCAAAAAAATTAAATGTAAATATTTTTGTCGAATTTTATAAAGGTTGTTGACAGGAAACCAGATCCGGGGTAAACTGCTTTTGTCGCAGGGAAACGGTAGCGGCAAAAACATTTTTAGGAGGCAACACCTTGACTCGAGGAACTGTGAAATGGTTTAACGGCACTAAGGGCTATGGTTTCATCACTGGTGAGGACGGAAAGGATTACTTCGTTCACTTCAGCGCCATCAACGTAGACGGCTTCAAGACCCTGGATGAGGGTCAGGCCGTGACCTTCACCATCGAGAACGGTCAGAAGGGTCCCCAGGCTTCGAACGTTACGCCTGTTTAAACCTTTTCTTATCTGATCTCAAAAGCGACGACCTTCGGGTCGTCGCTTTGTTTTTATCTGCTGATCTTTTTTATCGTAGCATGTGCAGCATAAGGGCCTGAGGATATCCTCAGGCCCTTATGCTATCCGTAGAGGTGGCAGGATACCATGTGTCCTGGCTCGACCTCTATCTCATCAGGGGCTGTTTTTGAGCATATATCCATGGCCTTAGGGCATCGCCCGTGGAAGAAGCATCCCGACGGCAGGTCTATCGCCCCAGGTATCTCTCCCTCAAGGTTTTTGCCCTGCCTCATGGAGGTGCCCGATATCCTCGGTATAGCGGAGAACAGTGCCAGGGTGTAGGGATGGAGGGGATTGCCGAATATGTGGTCCTTGCTCCCCTTCTCAGCTATCTTTCCTAGGTACATTACCGCCAGGTTGTCGCTTATATGCTTTACCACCGAGAGATCGTGGGCTATGAACATATAGGAAAGAGAAAGCTCCTCCTTCAGGTCCATCATAAGGTTGAGTATTTGGGCCTGGATCGATACGTCCAGGGCGGAAACCGGCTCGTCCGCCACGATGAACTCCGGCTCCACTGCCAGTGCCCTCGCTATGCCTATCCTCTGCCTCTGCCCTCCGCTGAATTGGTGGGGATACCTGGACGCCTGCTCCGGCCTTATTCCCACCCTGCTGAGCAGCCCCATGGCCTTCTCCCTGGCCTCCTCCACCGACGATGCAGCCCTGTGAAATATCATGGGCTCGGTGAGGATGTCCACCACCCTCTGTCTCGGGTTCAGAGACGCGTAGGGGTCCTGAAAGATCATCTGCATCTTTTTCCGCAGAGGAAGCATCTCCTCCCTGGACAGGCCGGTGATATCCCTCCCGTCGTAGACGATTCTGCCCCCTTTGGGCTCTATGAGTTTTATGACAGTCCTGGCCACGGTGGACTTTCCGCAGCCCGACT
The genomic region above belongs to Dethiosulfovibrio salsuginis and contains:
- a CDS encoding sensor histidine kinase, which gives rise to MSKKKKTILLVGGRAMAVEDERTILEAMGYDVITVENDHKALALMEAEIEIDLVLLAFDLGPDGNPFKLAERIRMERGIPVVFLAEPGSSLSEGYEHLIKGSDRTVFSSTIGKYLSDDRPGIVSSDKKGLFEALVEQIDDIVVVKDLDLRIVATNHSLVKAAGCTSVSDLLGKTDDQIFGISEDEEPVRSYMADERHAQTLPQGQYILKEEPIVYPDGRTRIFLTKKYPIYDPHGRIIGTGNISRDISDRKESDRRIQALLEEKELILRESHHRIKNNMNTVMSILSLHAWSLTDPVAVGALNDARNRLSAMALLYDRLYRSGSVESMSIKDYLPPLVEDIVDTFPQGSCISTQLEVEDVILPAGLLSSLGILINELVTNSMKYAFVSGEGSLKVSVRKGDQSLRVEVSDDGPGFPDNFCYDDLENSSGFGMRLISMLVRQLRGSVTMKNDSGAISILEIPFSFDGVQKN
- a CDS encoding cold-shock protein; the encoded protein is MTRGTVKWFNGTKGYGFITGEDGKDYFVHFSAINVDGFKTLDEGQAVTFTIENGQKGPQASNVTPV
- a CDS encoding ABC transporter ATP-binding protein codes for the protein MSRLLEVTDLEQRFDLNTDFLSKLVFERGRLVKRERVVKAVNKVSFSMDKGEVFSIVGESGCGKSTVARTVIKLIEPKGGRIVYDGRDITGLSREEMLPLRKKMQMIFQDPYASLNPRQRVVDILTEPMIFHRAASSVEEAREKAMGLLSRVGIRPEQASRYPHQFSGGQRQRIGIARALAVEPEFIVADEPVSALDVSIQAQILNLMMDLKEELSLSYMFIAHDLSVVKHISDNLAVMYLGKIAEKGSKDHIFGNPLHPYTLALFSAIPRISGTSMRQGKNLEGEIPGAIDLPSGCFFHGRCPKAMDICSKTAPDEIEVEPGHMVSCHLYG